The Sesamum indicum cultivar Zhongzhi No. 13 unplaced genomic scaffold, S_indicum_v1.0 scaffold00109, whole genome shotgun sequence genome contains the following window.
TATAGTATCGTGATACTCGATATTTTTGGGTTGTGGgtttttgttgaatgataGCTGAAGATGGTGTCACGGCTAATGCAGACGATGGGAAGCCTGACGTAGTTATCAATTCTGATGAAACGGATGTAGGTGGGTAGCATTAAATATGATGCGCTTAATAGTTTATAGGTTGAGGAAAATCTACTTTCCAGCATTTTTGTTTGGGAATTGTCTGCTAGGATGCTTGGTTGATTGCCTCCTTGTGTTAAAACTTGTTACTTCACTACAaatatgtttttcttcttaagATACAACACTAATCTCACTTGGGTTGTGgtgtaatttaataatggcTTCATGGACCGGGTGTCTAAACTCTTATGAACTAGGGCTGACCTTTTTTTTATGCTGTTGTTTATGCCTTGTGTGGAACTGCTCTCATGGATTACTTCAATGCATACCATATTAGCACTTTCCATGAATTACTTGAGTGCACACCAAAGTTCATATTACATTTTCCTCTTGAAAGTTGAGAAAGGAAACATCTAAACTTCCTAGCTTTACCTGAGTGATAGTGATGATGGTTGGCTTGATAATTAGGTTAATAGATTGGTGTCTAGTGTTTACAACACGTTGATCTAATCCAAAAAGGAACATTATGTAAGCTTGAGATTTTGAGAGACGATTAAGCTGCATTGAGATGGGGAACACATCGGTCAGGAGTAAAAAGATGTCTTTGGGTAACTTGAACGGAAGTTCTCTTATGCCTGCCATATAGCTTAGTGATTTAGTGCAATGTGAGTATTTTCACTCACAAGTAGCAAAGAGAATATTGAAGCATCAGTATGATAGGAGAATGAAAACTTTTTTTAACTTTAGTGCCTCCTTATGTGTAATATGGTGGCCTGTGCTTTAGAGTTTGCTAGTAGAGGGCCGctagatttattttctatgttgttttgttcatcttcttcattttacattttaaagaAGATAGTTGTTGGAATGAAACTATATCTGACCTCAATCATCTGCACTATTTTGATGAAGAAATACTCAATAATGTGGCTCAACATATTTATGGccttttatatttctattacCTCTGGTAAACCAAATAATGGTTAATGTGTAATGCACTCACTTcataaagttgataatacttaGTTATTAAGGAAATGAGAAAAGTTACGGCTGATAATGAAGCTATATTATGATATGTTTTAGAATTCAAGATGTGTATTTCATATCTTTATGCAGCATGACTGCATGAGGACTTATTTTGCAAGTATGTTGGTGCAAGGAATATGATGATAAACAAAATGAAGGAATTGCTTTAGATTTTGTATGGAAGTTTCTCTCTCATATCCTTGCTTTCTCCTTCATGCATGTATTCACCttcatttataattgattgaattagGTAATACATTTTTGtcatattagtaaattatttatgccAAGTgacattgaaaaatattaccttGCTGATGACTTCAGGCTTGACGGATGTGGCACATCCTAACTCCAAACCAGTGCAAGACGAGCCAGAAGTTGTTGTAGAAGGTATGCCATTCCAAGGAGAACTTTATTGAACATACAAAGTCATCAACTTTTTTGTCCTTAACTGTATGTGGCTAGAagataatgataaatttcaatattgtatttctgttttttttttttaattatttatttttattttattcttaggAATTGGGATTGTATTCCGTGAGTTGAGGGATGGCCTCAGATATTAAGAAATTACTGAcctttcacatatatatatgtatatattccaGGTTGCTTATGGAATGTTTCTATCTCCTATAAGTTTGTGCTTatggttttatgtttttatcttgtttgttCAGTCAAAGAAAAGGAAGCCCCTCCTCCAGATGATCTTGAAGATGAGGTGGAGGATCAAAAGAAGCGACACTTGAATGTTGTATTTATTGGTCATGTTGGTAAGGGCATTTCCTTAATCCCTCAGTTTCTTTAGCCTCTCTGTCCAAAATTGAGTGCCCCTTTGATTCGTGTTAAATTTTATGGAAACTGGGATGTTTTTCtgttattaaataatttaaattggcaAGTCACATCATTTCTTTACATAAGATTACATTTGGAAAGTATAGTTTAGGAAAATAGGATGATATTTATGAACATTCAGAAAGGATACACAAGACCAGATGTGGTGGAGGGAGTCTCTATCTCAGTCTCTAATATTTCAGTTGGATATGATTGTGACTTTTGTGTTACTGGATTTTAGCACGCCTAGTTAGTTGTTACCTTAGACATGCTCTATCTTATAAATAGTGgatgcctttttttttcatttttcattgttCCATAATCATAGCCTTTTTCTTACTTTCCCACTCTTAAAAGAGCATAATACAGTAAATGGGGAAAGTGGCATTATTAGAACTTCACTCTCTGAATCTTTCTGCTCATGCGCTCTGACTTCAGAGACTTTCAGTGTTTCTAACTTAAAGGATTGTTCTTTATATGGTGTGCAGATGCTGGGAAGTCGACAATTGGAGGGCAAACATTATTTCTCAGTGGTCAGGTTGATGAGCGAACCATCCAAAAGTATGAAAAAGAAGCTAAAGATAAAAGTAGAGAGAGTTGGTGAGTGCTTCTTTTCATGGTGTTATTAACCAGTGGTAAGGGTTCATGTGAGCTTGATATTAGAATTTCTGCTAGGCATTACTTGATTAAAAAGCATTGCTTAGTGACTTATGGCCATTGCATAACGGTGGGAATTTGTACCTTATAGACTATAGTTGAAATTGTATTTATCAATCATGAGTTCCATTTATCTTTTATAGTCCTTGTCGGAATTACTCTTATAATTGAAATCTATTATGATTAAAAGAGAGCTGTGCTTGGCTACATGCACTTTGGGCTATATGGTAAAGGTCACAGCGATTCTTTTGTAGCTGCTAGATTGATATCACttattcaattacatgtaCTTTGATATTCCAACTTTTTTCCATCTGTTACCAAGTTATGAAAATGTCCTCTTTTCTCTAGTTGGTTGGATGAGGTTTCAGATTTCACGTGTTGGAGAGGTATAGAACTCTTGGATTCAAACATGTCCCTAGTTTGCAGCCTACCCTGTTGTTCTAGTCCCTGCTTCCTTGCCTGATTAGTCTTTCTGTATCTACCTGATATTGTAGTTGAATTAATGTGATTTGTGATCTAGATTATGCAGGACAAAATATTTGAGCTCATTCTTTGCTGCTGTTTTCATCTCTGATGTTTGGATGTTGTCAATCTGTATTCGGTTTGATGTCATTAACTGTACTGAAATAAATTGCTTGATCAGCGCTAATAATACCGGCTTCCTACTTATGGTTTTCTTGAAAAACTAGGTATATGGCTTATATCATGGACACAAATGAAGAGGAGAGGGCTAAGGTACTTATCCGTTTGTAGTTGTTTGGTTAATGGtctgtgtttttttttcttcaaatgccTTTCTTTGCAGGGTACTTATCCGTTTGTAGTTGTTTGGTTAATGGtctgtgtttttttttcttcaaatgccTTTCTTTGCAGGGTAAGTGTGTATGAATCATATTGCAGGGAAAAACAGTTGAAGTAGGAAGAGCGCACTTTGAAACAGAAACGACCAGATTTACTATATTGGATGCCCCGGAAAAACAGTTGAAGTAGGAAGAGCGCACTTTGAAACAGAAACGACCAGATTTACTATATTGGATGCCCCGGTAACCactgtttatatatttaattttttcagcTTCAGTATTCTTTTGacctatttcatttttattattattattttttaacatgtttatttgcattcatctttTTGAATCAAAAGCTTAGTTTGTCCACACGATGAAGTCCTCGTTccatttttttcccatttcGTTTTTACTTTTCCAAAACTTATGGGCGGCTAGAACAGGGTCTGAGTTGACAGGGTTTTGGGGGAAAACTTTATTAGTAAAGTATAAGGCGATGTTTACATTTTATTGTTGATGTTGGGCTCTATCGGCCAGATGTTTGACTTGCCGTTCAAGTTCTATGTTTATGCTGCTGCACGTTTACTCTTCTTTTTTGAGTGTCTTTGTTCTTAGTTCACTTTGTGGTCTCTAACTTGGTGCTTTCTCTAGATTTGTACCCTGATTTGGGCCGACTTGATTCTTATGAAtatttgtgtttgatttttggTATGCTCGATGATACTCTTTGTCTTGAAGGCTGAAATCTGGTAGAGACTATAAAAGCATGAGTCTTGAAACTTGATCAGCTCTTGGATGTGATTTCTATAACTGATTTGATGTTAATATCTTTATCACGAATCATTCTGAAGTCCTACatcagaatttaaaatatctgtGTTTGTTGGAGATGCTCATTGCATTAGTGATGAAATGAGATTAATTGAACCCAAGTGAAGGAAAGTGTAGCCTTGTTGATTTCTTATGGGTTAATAGGTATATAAAAGATGtcatattttatactttatattatttaagagcacttaatataattgtttgttttttctcgTGTATTTTTAAGAATCATACATAAAGTTATACTCCTTTATCTAACAATAACTTCCTTTTGTATTTTACATAAGTTGTTGCACTTCTTGTTTATATACATTAGTAtttcttttacatattttttaccCAAGAAACTTgcagaataaattatatactcaAGCATAAACATCAATTATGTCAAAATAAGCTTGTAGCTGTATGCaagcttattttttgttagttattCATATAGtaacttcaaaatttgaaaaacaccTTTGAGAATATTCCTTTTTTCCCGTACTATTTACTCGTTTAATCAAaagatgattaaaattaagtttttaaagcTATACTCCGttgaattacataattattgaaCTTCCATTTTTGCCCTATTGTTTTGATGGATCCATGTAGAATGTGCTCATGTTATTTGTCAATAATTCCTTTAAGTTCAGGTAATCTGCATACTGCCTTCTTATGGATTACCATTGCTTGTTTTTGTGTCTTTGGGTTCTGCTTCTCCAGGGTCACAAAAGCTATGTACCTAACATGATCAGTGGGGCATCACAAGCAGATATAGGTGTACTTGTAAGTACTGCATCGATGTTTTGGAAGTTGAAAGTGAATTAtgaatatgaaatttctgATTGTTTGTTGTCCCTATATCACAAATTTTATTCCCACCTTTCGACTTTGCTCCAGGTAATTTCTGCTCGGAAGGGAGAATTTGAAACAGGTTATGAGAGAGGTGGACAGACACGTGAACATGTGCAACTAGCTAAGACATTGGGAGTCTCTAAGCTTCTGGTTGTTGTGAACAAAATGGATGAGCCAACTGTTAAATGGTCAAAAGAAAGGTGCTTTctaatgtgattttttatGGGCATCTGTTTAATATGGATTTCATCTTCTCATTGTGTGGTACCCTTATAACAACTGCAGATTTGATGAGATTGAGTCGAAAATGGTATCATTTCTGAAGTCTTCAGGTTATAATGTGAAAAAAGGTAACGTCGTCtttgaacaaattattgaTATGTTCAATGTCATTTCTGTTTACTTTTGGATGCTTCTCACTTGGATTCATTCagtttattttacttaattgcTTGATTATGAAGAATCATATGTCACTCTAGAGGCACTTAGGCAGAAATATATGTTTGTCTCTTTCTCCCAAAAAGCATATTCACAAAACAATTATGAACTTTTAGGAAATAAATTCTTTCTCGCGCTAGTTTGCTCTTGCTTAACACTAAGGTacactttttatttgtattcttCAGATCCTCATCCTCCTTTGTCTGAATGGAAGCAGGAAAAAGTTACTTTCTGTAAAAAGTACGTAGAAATGTTAAATCCTAAATGGACATTTTTTCAGTAGAATACGGgacaattttgtatttttgttatgCCTATGTGAACTTTTCCATAAGAAGCAGGTATGTGCATATTCGGGCGTTAAAGGTACTGTCTAATATGATCAGACCCTTAGACACTGATGcgaatttcttgttttcttaaatGAAACTTGTGTAATAAAGAATCatctttattttccttttacgTTTCATGATGGGGTCTAAAGAAAGTTCTGGTTCTGTTATGTGTTTGCTGGTCACTTCTTGTCcttaagtttttctttttcccttttttggCTTGCCGTGCGGGCATTATATCTTTTCAGATGTTCAGTTTCTTCCGATATCTGGTCTTCTGGGGACAAATATGAAAACCAGAGTGGAGAAAAGTGTATGCCCATGGTGGAATGGTCCATGCCTTTTTGAAGCGCTTGATGCTATTGAAGTTCCACTGCGTGATCCAAAGGGTCCATTCAGGTAGAGATCTTTATTTATTCTGGTTTTGGCTTCTTTTATCTTGGTCTCACCGGACAATTGCGTATACCATATATTCTAAAAACTCTTTGTGACCTTTGCTGTCATGTATGACGGACCTTTGGACAGCAGGTCTATTTTCATCCTGGTTATTGTTGTATCAACTCATAGCCTGTTTGGTGGTTGCTTATTCTGTTCTGGTTGCCTATGAAAAATGCAGTTTGCTATGTAGCAATTGTTTCGTCATTCTGTGGATGCAACACTGTTATTTATATCATCTTTTATCTCATTCATTATGATATGTAAAGTTGTAACCCTTTTCCTTGTTATCTTCAGTGCTGTATTTTTAAGACATTACTGGAACCTGTCAACTTTTGCTGTTTACGGAACATTTAGTTAGTCTCTCTGGATAGTAGAACCCTTATCTTTACTTTGTCAGTAAACTTGAGATTCTTTCCCCTCTTTCTTGATTTACTTGGAAGTTTGATCAAGCCTAATTTATCTACTTGTTTCTGTAGAATGCCTATTATTGACAAGTTTAAAGACATGGGAACTGTTGTCATGGGAAAAATAGAATCTGGGAGTGTTCGTGAAGGTGATAGTTTGCTCGTCATGCCAAATAAGGTGCTCTTTTGGTCCTTGTCAAGTctaatttactattttctaATATGGCAGAGGGTAAATGCCACTTATGGTCCTTAAATTTGAGCTTTACATCACATCAGGTCCTTTctaattgaaatttaaggtTAAAAAGTTAACAGGTACAAGTTATGAAATCTAGTATTGTAATTGGCAGGtaagttcataaaattttatacaagCAAATACACAAAACAATGTTATGAAACTTTTTAACAGACTGCTAATACCTTGTATTTATtacagtaattaattttaaaaagatattgttTGGATAGTGTAAACATTTTTGCAACTGGAGAATTGTTCTGATGAGTTTTTCCGTTAATAGCTTATTTCAATggaatttatacaaataaatatatgtaaaaaattctAGAGATCTTTTGAAAATGAACAGTTCAAATTGATCTACAGTTGAAGTCCTTAGATAAAATTGAGacattaaattagttaaagaTACTCTGGAAGGTGATTTTACAGTTTGGGTCAAGGTTGTAGTTAAACTCAGCTTTCAGAGTATTTTGACTAATTTACTGAATTAACTTTTCTCTTATAAATTGGTGTGATTTACTATATGTTCCTATTGattcttaaaaattttcagaatttttaatgtatatttaatgttCTAAAATGTTTCAAAGTAATCTGATAAGCCGCAGAGTGAATCTTGATAGGGCTTTGATTATGGGagctttttcattatttaaaacatcttttttatgtatcaaattttattttaataaatttatgatgttTGAAGTTTCctacaattctttttttcataattttatcataagtACTTAATTCTATAAAACTTCATGACCTTGATGTCCGACTAAAATATTGTAtctgatattttcttaatgaTGTATTGATAGTTTTGCCAGTAGATTTTCATGATAATTTGACTTGAAGGGACAAAGtgaaacataatttgaaattgacGTACTGTAAATCACGGAACATTAAAGACTTAAATGGTATAATACTTAAACCGTTAGTGGCATTTTGCTGTATGTCAGGTTTATGATTTTCTATTTAAGCaggttaatttatttttctgatagTTTGTAAAAGGACATtgacataaatattacattctGCTAATATTCAGGTACCTGTGAAGGTCCTTGGCATCTACTGTGATGAAGACAAAGTAAGGCGTGCAGGACCTGGTGAAAACTTGCGAGTAAGGGTGTCTGGGATTGAGGAGGAGGATATCATAGCTGGTTTTGTTATGTGTAGTGTTGGTAGGTATTTTGGGAGGAGCTCCTTCGTTCTCTCCTTCTATCTATCCTTTAAAGAAAGTACTAGGGCCTGTGAAGGTTTCTTTGTTGTTCTTATGCTGCATTCCTATGTTTGGTTTGTGCGGATTTGTTAATGTACTGGCACTTGCAATGACTTACTGTCACTGAAAAGACCATGAAACCTTTTTAATCaaaactttaatttctttaaaggTTCCGagctttgaaatttaaattatctgACCTACTATATGcgatttaatttgaattataagaAAAGGTTGGTGATGAATTTTCAGGGTATGTTAGAACTTGTTGCTTTGGCATGCTTTCAGTGCTTGAATTCAGtcttttttcataaatctATTGAATAAAGAATAATGTGTTGCATTGAAGAGGTGAGGAACTTTCGAAGTTTGGTTTTCCCTAATGGTGATTAGTGTCATTTAAGAGATACCAAGTTTTTAACTGCACAGCCTTCCAAAAGCATCTGTAgctgaattatataattgttagCTTGTTTCTACATTTCAGGTTTTGATACTCTTTTTTCATGAcctaaaatgttattttatgtgCAGCAAAACCAATACATGCTGTTTCTGAGTTTGTTGCCCGCTTACAGATTCTGGACACAATTGATAATGTATGTTTTTTATTCTGATGAATTTCTGTTTGTTCATTCCTTGTTTTTGGCTACTCATTTGGGAAAAATGTTAATCCAGTCTGTTACCTTTTCAGGCAATCTTTTGTGCTGGTTACAAGGCTGTTCTACACATCCATGCAGTAGTGGAGGAATGTGAAATTGTTGAACTGATGCTGCAGATTGatccaaaaaccaaaaaaactATGAAAAAGAAACCTCTCTTTGTTAAGAAAGGTGCTGTTGTTGTATGCCGTGTTCAGGTCAGTTAAATACACATTTTTGTGTCTATGATTACAAttactttcacttttttctGTAAATCGCTCTACTGTAGTTGATCTTGTCAGTCTTGCAGTGATATGGATGACTCATTGAAAACCATACAATTTGAATAATTCTATGCAATTGCTCTAGCTAATTATAGTGTTAATCTGATGGCATGTTCATGACGTTAGTTCTGCTGATATATTATGCTTCACAGGTAAATAACTTGATATGCGTTGAGAAGTTCTCTGATTTTGCACAGCTTGGACGATTCACTCTTCGTACTGAAGGTTAGAATAACATTTACATTATTAATCATACTTAGTAGCTTGTGCTTTTCTCAGCCTTCTAAATTAGATGCCCATGATTTTCGTTTTTGCCAGGGAAAACTGTTGCTGTGGGAATGGTGACTGATCTCCCTACTGCAAGTGAATAGTTTGTAACAGTTTGTCCATGAGATGTGAGTTTCTTGACTTGGATTCCACGTGAAATTTTACCGTCTCCtctgattttgtgattattgattcAGTGCATTGGACTGAGTTATgatatttcctttttgttaGAAGCTTGAACACTTCCACTTCTTTCAATAATCAAGGTATTGCACTATTGTCAATACCTACTAGGCATTAGGTATATCAATTGTTTTCTAGTGATACTAAGTACTGCTATTGCCACTTGTATGCTGTTAAGGGTTTTGGACTTTGTATCTCAAGATAGACAGGCGAGAATGGCTGTGTATTGCCACTTGTATGCTGTTAAGGGTTTTGGACTTTGTATCTCAAGATAGACAGGCGAGAATGGCTGTGTTGCCTAACTCATGTGCTTCCTCTATGTTATCAGATTTGTGTAACTGCTTATATAATTTGAGAGGATTGTAAAGATTTTTGTTGTGTTCTAACTTAcgtcctctctctctcctctgtCTTTTGTGAGGATGTAAGCACCGTCCTGCGATTGCATTAGATTTCGGTTCCCTGTCAATCCTACAAACTCATGATCAGGATAAATAATGTTCAAAAggccttgaatttatttgtgaCCTTTGAGGAGCCAAATGGGGTGAAATCTCATGTATCTCTGACGAATGTGGAACATtgtatttaagtttttgttgGACGCTTGATCATGCTGCCCCTCTAAATAGTGTTTTCTCTAGCACACCAATGTGACTTGTGTGCTTGAGACATTAAAGAGCATATGGTATGTCCTACTGGACTGTTCCGTTGTTTGATGCAATGCTGACATATACTTTGCTGTTGCAGGTAAGGTGGGCAACTCATTCCAACGTTCTACCTCAGCAATCAAAATGAAAGCATGAGCTACTTTTATTGGAATGGCAGGTTGATCAGTATACAGAGTCGTGATTGTCATCATGTTGCCCTTACGGAGTAGTTTGCCATTATTTGTAGCTTTCTATATGAAGCTTTGTTGAGATTTTCCCAAGTCTTGTCAAATATAATGCGGGTTGTCCTAAACTGAGGTGTATATGATTGAGAGGTGGTTATACCTGGTCGATATGCCTGCAcaatttatttgtgttggtAGGTGGTTGTTTTAGCAGAACAACAATATACAGTTGACGGATAGAAAAATGTGTTAACCTGGTAATTGTACTTGGCACAGAGTTGTTCCACCATTTTCTGTTTAATGGAAAGAAATCACTCAGACGCATGTTGGTGGAAGCTTTATTCACTGGTAAAGACTATGTTGGGCATGTTGTGTTGGTAAAGCAACTAGTTTCGAGAGAAATATTTGAGGACAATTAGAAATAGTATTTAGAAATACGAATGAGGAGGTTGTACAGAAAGGACATAAATTTCAAAGGCCATTGATAAAATCAACAACCACTGCAAAAATAAGGGGAAGTTTTGAAGTTCTAAAATTGGGATCTCTCTTGGGCTATGGGGGGGCTATAATGTAATGTAATGTTAATATGGctatcaaattcaattacaaATCAAAAGTATGGCCCCGGCCCATGAGAGCCCACTAACTGAATTTGAAACCCAATAGCTGCCGTACTGAACCTTCCCCTTCCCCTGCTCTCTGTTTCTGTCTTGTATCTTCGCATCTAACCCAGACTACTATTTGTTTAGCCAGACCCACACTTCTAGCATACTACTATTTGTTTAGCCAGACCCACACTTCAccactgtgtgtgtgtgtggagttTCTGATAATACGAGGAAGAATAGAAGATGGCATCGTTTGCACAGCAATTTCGTGGGCTGAAGTGCCCACCATTGAATGACAATAAATTTTCTACCTCGAAGAAGAATCAAAATCATTATCCGCCGTCGCTGCCAAAAAAGACAAGTGTAATATCAGCAGCTGCGGTTGCTATAGCAAATGCACAaacaagagagagaatgagGCTTAAGGAGATGTTTGAGGAGGCTTATGAAAGGTGCCGCACAGACCCTATGGAGGGCGTGGCCTTCACCGTTGAAGACTTTTATGCTGCTCTCGATAAATATGACTTCAACTCTGAACTTGGTACCAAGGTGAGCCAGGATGAACCTATTTAGTTATGTGGAGTGTCTTGTTCCAGTGTGTTCGTTTGCACTTTCTAGTTGGAATTTTGTGTTTACAAGTATTATCTTCGCAGCCAAATTTGTGGGGTAACTCAGCAAAATGTCGATACTGGTAGTCTTAAGAGGGCCGAGGTATGGGGTGAATTATGTGGGCGAGCAATAGAA
Protein-coding sequences here:
- the LOC105178853 gene encoding eukaryotic peptide chain release factor GTP-binding subunit ERF3A isoform X2; the protein is MSELDQTLPRPDIEEDIKALQLDSSGLTDVAHPNSKPVQDEPEVVVEVKEKEAPPPDDLEDEVEDQKKRHLNVVFIGHVDAGKSTIGGQTLFLSGQVDERTIQKYEKEAKDKSRESWYMAYIMDTNEEERAKGKTVEVGRAHFETETTRFTILDAPGHKSYVPNMISGASQADIGVLVISARKGEFETGYERGGQTREHVQLAKTLGVSKLLVVVNKMDEPTVKWSKERFDEIESKMVSFLKSSGYNVKKDVQFLPISGLLGTNMKTRVEKSVCPWWNGPCLFEALDAIEVPLRDPKGPFRMPIIDKFKDMGTVVMGKIESGSVREGDSLLVMPNKVPVKVLGIYCDEDKVRRAGPGENLRVRVSGIEEEDIIAGFVMCSVAKPIHAVSEFVARLQILDTIDNAIFCAGYKAVLHIHAVVEECEIVELMLQIDPKTKKTMKKKPLFVKKGAVVVCRVQVNNLICVEKFSDFAQLGRFTLRTEGKTVAVGMVTDLPTASE
- the LOC105178853 gene encoding eukaryotic peptide chain release factor GTP-binding subunit ERF3A isoform X1 — protein: MSELDQTLPRPDIEEDIKALQLDSSAEDGVTANADDGKPDVVINSDETDVGLTDVAHPNSKPVQDEPEVVVEVKEKEAPPPDDLEDEVEDQKKRHLNVVFIGHVDAGKSTIGGQTLFLSGQVDERTIQKYEKEAKDKSRESWYMAYIMDTNEEERAKGKTVEVGRAHFETETTRFTILDAPGHKSYVPNMISGASQADIGVLVISARKGEFETGYERGGQTREHVQLAKTLGVSKLLVVVNKMDEPTVKWSKERFDEIESKMVSFLKSSGYNVKKDVQFLPISGLLGTNMKTRVEKSVCPWWNGPCLFEALDAIEVPLRDPKGPFRMPIIDKFKDMGTVVMGKIESGSVREGDSLLVMPNKVPVKVLGIYCDEDKVRRAGPGENLRVRVSGIEEEDIIAGFVMCSVAKPIHAVSEFVARLQILDTIDNAIFCAGYKAVLHIHAVVEECEIVELMLQIDPKTKKTMKKKPLFVKKGAVVVCRVQVNNLICVEKFSDFAQLGRFTLRTEGKTVAVGMVTDLPTASE